GTCTTGGCTGTCGCCGGTTAGTGAGTCATAGCTGGAGTTGCTGTCGGCTGTATCCGGCATGAAAGAGAGTGTGGACTTGCCTGCGACTCTGTCGGTGGGAgaggcgtcgtcgtcttgcgcagctgtggcAGTCGCGGCGCCTCCTGCTCTGCAGGGCGACGTCACACTCTCAAGGAAACTGGTTGTCCGCAGCATCGGGTCcgtctgtgcgtgctcgGCGCTTGGACAGCGTAGCGACGATGAGGCACTTGTCGGTGTCGCCAGTAGTGACGCCTCGCATGCCGCAAGACGGGGGACACCAGTCGTGGGTGGCTGCCCGTCTGGCAGCGTGGGCCGCACCGACGCAGCTGTACCAAGTGAACGGGGAGCGGATAGGGCAATACTCTCCATTCCAGTCTcgggccgccgcagcgactcGAGAAGCCGCTCTgtcagctgcgcctcacgcTCCTCCGCGTACTCTGCCAGCTGCCTCTCGTATGTTTCTCTctgcacctccagcacgtGCTCAAGGGCGGCGACTCGCTTCCGCAGTTTCTGTATtgtctcctcctgctgcgcctcgcgaTCGCGTGCCATGGCATGTTGTTCCGCGCACTGCACCTGATACCTTTTCTCCATAGCTTGTACCGTCTGTTGCTGTGCCGCCTTCACCTCGTCGCGCAAGGCTGCCTCGCTTTCGTGACTCTGCTGCAGAAGCTCGACGAGGTGATCACGCTCGTCAATTATGgcgcgcagcgtggcggGCGACGACTGAGTGTCGAACACCTGGTGGAACGCCGCCACTTCTCGGTCACagtcgaggaggcgcgcctgGGCGACGGCtaactgctgctgcgtgcgagCGAGTTCCTGCGGGagctccaccagcgccttcCACTCCACCTGCATGGCGCAGTGGCGGTGCGTCATATCCTCCAGTTCTCGCGTTGTCTCTATGAGCCTCGCATCAGTCTGCTCGTACTGCCGTGTCAGCAGGCGAAGACGCTCTTGCAGCCCGCGGATGGCGTCGTCCTTCTGGTGGAGAAACGCATCATCAACGGCGGGTTCGAgagacgacgccgcgccaccccgATGCGTTAGCCGCGGTGCCAGAGGACTGCTTGCCAGCTTTCCGTCGTCGTGCGGAGGGATGCCTAGATCAGCTTCTGGGCCACCAGACTCCGATGCCAGTTCTTTGGCAGAaagcgacggcgcagctgcaacgCCGGCCTTTCTCCGATACCGACTAAGCGCTCCGCGCACGGACTGGAGCTCCTGCAGCAAAGCACGCACTTTACTACTGCGCGagtcgcggcgcagccggtCAGActccgcctgcagctcctcgttCTGCTTCATCAAAAAGTacgcgcgtcgctgccagTACTCTCTCGGACGGGGCAGCTCTGAAGAGGGGCCACTCACCTCCGGGGCGCTGCCACTCGTCGACTTGCTGCTTGTGgccacggctgctgccgtgtcAACAGCCGCGATAGCGTCCGCGTCGGCGGCTTCAGCGCCCTCGTCGACTGTGTTGTCTGTGATGCCGTGCAGAGAGCGTAGCAggacgtgcgcgtgctgcagctgctgctgaaggtTCTGCACCTCGCTTTTCGTATTCATCAGCTCACGCGTCAGTGCGAACCATGCATCCTCTGTGCGCGGCTGGCTACGAGGCAGGGGCTCCGCGCCGAACTTCTTCGTTACTGACGGCGACGTGGCACGGCGGGCCGAGTGCACACGCGAgcgcagctggtgcggcagaggcgtgtgcgctgaGTACAGTGTAGCTGGCGCAACGACCTGTGGTGCTTCGCTAGTTAGCGTTTTTGCGCTATATGGCCTGTGCTCATCCGCGGAGGGTCTTGGTGCCGCTGTTCGTCGAGATGAGGATGTGTGCGTTTCAGACGCTGCCAGTACACGTATACGgccacccgcaccgccgtaCAAATACCGGAGCTGACGCGCTGTTCCTCGGTCATCGCCTTTTCTATGGAAGCGGGCAGCAGTGTCGGTGGCGGGCTTGCGCGGAGCACGGATGACATGGGGGGATGGACTGGCATGTGTGCCCCATGGGGCAGAACTTGTGAAAAGGGAAGACAGATGCGCAGGCTCCGCAAAGGTGCCAGGCGGGGACGTGCTTGAGCAACGTGcggtcgccgccgtcgatgcATCACCGACAGTGCCACCGCCGAGGTAGATGCGCTTGAACTCCATCGTGCTCAGGAAGCGACTGCCTGGCAAGAGTTGTGTTGCCTCCTCCGTTGCCGTGAGGGGAGAGCGAGTATAGATGCCCTCCTCGGCCGTTTCGGCCGGGCACAAGTGGTGCTCTGCTGACATGAATTCGGTGGCAGATGGCGTGTATCACTCAAGTGGGAACAAGAGCGTGAAGCAAGCGCCAGATAACTAAAACAGCGGCTGATACGGTGCGAGGGCTGCGGTCTCTCACCTGTGCACCCTGCCGCCtatccctccctccctttctcccaGTGACtttcaaaaaaaaaaaaaaaacaaagaatAATAAAGCGCGGAGAGCTGTCACGCAGGCCGGTGCATGTCTCTGCAGAGGAggcaagaaagagaaggacgAGAGAACCGAAGCGTGGACTCGAGTGCCACGGCGAGGGTTTCTCTCGTATGGAGAATGAGCGGGAGGGGCAAAGAGTGAACTACGTGTAAGGGCGGCAGATACTTTgcaaaaaaaggaaaaaagagACATGCGCCGTGTCTGTCTCAGTGAATGATGAGAGACGAAGAGGGACGTCACAGACAGACGAGTCTGAACACTGGTGAGTTCTGGGGCGATGGGCGACAGCGAAAGAGTGAATGCGAACGCTGGCGAAGAGCGAAGATGGGGAAGATAAGAGGAAGGAAGCCAatgcaccgctgcctgcaTCTCACAAGCATGTGGAGTTCGCCTTGCAAAGCGAAGCCCGCAAAGGGCACCGACCAACGCGCAGGGCGTGTGACGCttgcacaagcacgcacagaAAAGAAAGGCTGACGTGTAACGGCCGGTAACCCAACAACAGTCACACCAAAGAGCCGAGTAGAGACACGCCGTCCGCGAGCACCCTTTGCTTTTCGAGTGCGCGTCAAGCCATTGTGCAGTGTGACTGCTGGATGCTTtgctttttcgtttctttgAGCGCGccagagggggtggggagatGTTGTTCTCCGCTCGATCCCgtgcgttgctgccgcggtgcaTATCTCTGTGGGCTGCAGTGCAGGACCTACATACAGATGCGCaagagacagacacaccggggaggggcgtggaTGAGCAAGCAAGTCAGCTATTGTAAAACCGCGTTTGTGTGCTAAAAAAGTGAAGTCGGATATGCGCATCaacgcttgtgtgtgtggaggggggaagtAGTGCACCagtggagaggaggggagtgCTGCGTTAGCGACGAGGTGAAGGAGAACGTGAGATGGAAAAAAAGTGAAGCTGTGGTTGCAGCCGACACGCGCAGCCATAGGAATGGTTtaaagaaaaaaagaaggacGGCGGACTAtaccacacgcacgcacaaacaaaaagaaggacACATTCGAAGCACGAAAGTGACGCGTGTGCCCTTCGCTCGCAGGCACACACCCGCTAACACTATCGCTCTCCGCGACTCTGTCGCCTTCGACACTCGCCGATATCCCCTTCTCTCGCATCGccgtgccaccgccacgcgcaAGCAaaagacacaga
The window above is part of the Leishmania major strain Friedlin complete genome, chromosome 36 genome. Proteins encoded here:
- a CDS encoding putative flagellum transition zone component; translated protein: MSAEHHLCPAETAEEGIYTRSPLTATEEATQLLPGSRFLSTMEFKRIYLGGGTVGDASTAATARCSSTSPPGTFAEPAHLSSLFTSSAPWGTHASPSPHVIRAPRKPATDTAARFHRKGDDRGTARQLRYLYGGAGGRIRVLAASETHTSSSRRTAAPRPSADEHRPYSAKTLTSEAPQVVAPATLYSAHTPLPHQLRSRVHSARRATSPSVTKKFGAEPLPRSQPRTEDAWFALTRELMNTKSEVQNLQQQLQHAHVLLRSLHGITDNTVDEGAEAADADAIAAVDTAAAVATSSKSTSGSAPEVSGPSSELPRPREYWQRRAYFLMKQNEELQAESDRLRRDSRSSKVRALLQELQSVRGALSRYRRKAGVAAAPSLSAKELASESGGPEADLGIPPHDDGKLASSPLAPRLTHRGGAASSLEPAVDDAFLHQKDDAIRGLQERLRLLTRQYEQTDARLIETTRELEDMTHRHCAMQVEWKALVELPQELARTQQQLAVAQARLLDCDREVAAFHQVFDTQSSPATLRAIIDERDHLVELLQQSHESEAALRDEVKAAQQQTVQAMEKRYQVQCAEQHAMARDREAQQEETIQKLRKRVAALEHVLEVQRETYERQLAEYAEEREAQLTERLLESLRRPETGMESIALSAPRSLGTAASVRPTLPDGQPPTTGVPRLAACEASLLATPTSASSSLRCPSAEHAQTDPMLRTTSFLESVTSPCRAGGAATATAAQDDDASPTDRVAGKSTLSFMPDTADSNSSYDSLTGDSQDDVTSLSSASARQSRRLIGGSTSSTTQTRGGERVRDVTVRKELVDDCAAAATDEARVTTASSSSTDDYSDGEGSHGNDETVEKASGPDSGSSVVSSADSSLQLTSCAEGAAKQQQTVPNTISTAPTKTHSYVIDLPTPPIAVGSPVSILINRTTMTGPLFSSSVRAVVHSPDVSSQRTASAADLTHTQQTLPGISEATSSGSFLASSSTSFALDSPHSGDDDGRSPRADSYQSEPHGGPLQQMEKGGVAKFNSSTGSESAALAEAATRRMPSLPDPNVVVPLPTFPAGRQSPESEDAVATAPFAAAPRANEWRSSLSFVSSPGANAATTAHPRGGVPIPSPIAVTPAVASTLYQQRRSSSFMVTGAYSDDDFGGGGAGMGRGGVSSRMLSTDHSTTVDLTNQYSGSASFDFAGALAERHRLEDMQNAFLSFRRSSTANVAIGGDVSGETSAFPMEGSGNTNSGRFAVMGTGAVGLRKTPSPLGSDALEVSEHVLFASYQNDDAKDTGATAAISNALRQGEDRASGEGGSAGSVDVPYPDDDEDMTSSISADRVTAGTREREEAPLADALPYTAPTGGSARSRVPSEDALAAKSPAPEMMQSNLAVDAARDASSSPMAIASSLGSYGDLASSAKTPPPEEQAILSFGFEDVGTATLQAGDVKSAAPPAAAAITEAAAVPSFVPLPPRVAVPAPPST